ACGGCGGATCAGATTTCATGTTGATACCGGCAGTGGTTACCAGTGTGAAGGTGGTTTCTTTGATCGGCTTGTCAAGCGCTGACCAGGGAATTTTGCCGCTATAAGGTTGATCGGGAATGTCTTTACCGATCCAAGCACCCAGAGCCGGCGGCATGAAACGAAAACCGTCAACTATCTTGTTTGTGTCAGGCATCTTCAACCTCTCCTTTTCTATAAATTATTTTTGCTTTTGGTTACTCATATAAAAATTCAGGTTTCGGGCCTTCGCCGCGCCGTAGCGGCTACGTCCGCGCAGGCGGGTGTCAGGTGTCAGTTTTCAGAAGACAGAGTTCAGACGACAGAATACAGATCGGAAAAAGTGGAAAAAAATGCCCGATCTGTTCTCTGTTTTCTGACTTCTGACCTACACACCCGTACCGCATATTCGTGCAAAATACAACAATGCTCGTGCATCTCCCGTGAGCGTTGCCATTGCTTTTTGGGGCATGGTGCTTAGCATAATAAAATAATGATAAATAAAAGGAGGGCGCATGTATTCATCGGATGAAAGACTCGCTGATCCATATGTTGATCGCCGATCCGGAGATGAAAGACGCGCTGTGTATGATTCAGACTATTTTGACACGGGCGGTAAGGAGCGAAGGAGCGGGCAGGATCGACGGCAGGCGGACGAGCGTCGCGATAGCTGCCTCAGGGTCAGCAAATGGTCCAGCGTCTGCCTGGATGAGAACGAATGAACCTGTTTTGAACGCCGTATCGCAGGGGCTATTTTATCCTGGAATCGATTTTGATAATTCCTATCAATCGGTCCGGGGAACGAATACACGGCTAAAGGTGCTCGACCGGTTTTCAACACATAAACCGGAAACATGCTGGTCGCAGGCGTCGTAATCATGAGCCAGAATGCGAAACACGTAGCTTGTTCCGGCATTTAAAATGGGTCCGGGAAGCTGGTAAGTCGTGCTGCTCAGAGGCGGGCTGCGAAAAATCTCTTTCTGTGTCGACGTTTGGTAGATTCTGACATAGTATCCTTCGGCGTCCATATTCGGATCCCAGAATATTGCCGGCGAAACGGTTTCGTTACTGAAGTCTATATTGCGCGTGGCCCGGATTATTCTGGGTTGATCCAAATGGGTTGACTGCTTCTTTGCGCTGGCGCCATTAACGTCTGTAGCCGTTATCCTCAGAACACCCCCAATCAACTCACCTTCAACAAACCGACAGTACCAATTTCCGTGGTCGTGAGGCAAAGATACGATTCCACCTCTTTGATCTTCAGCTTCCACTGTGATGGGATTGGCGCCTTTCACCTTTGCACAGGCCACGAAGTGGTGCCCAGTCGGCCAGCCCAGAGGGTTATCATACCAGAAATCCGTATAATAAATGGCGTTTTCGATCACCGGCTGAGCCAATAGAGGGGTCGCTGCAGCCATTATCGCCAGAATCAGAGCCGCCATCCGAACACGGTGTGGATATGAAATTTTTCTGTTCATTTTTATGGCAGTTCTCCACGAATTCGACGGTCGCAAAGGCATGCCGTCATCTCGTTTTTAACAAAGATTTTTTTTCGGAGTCAAGCAGATATAGCCTGAATCTCATCGTTTGAAATATGATACTCAGGGTACGGGTGTTTCACAAACCTGCATCTGGACCGTCCTAATGCGGATATTCTCCCGTGCGTCTGGCTGTTGACGGATGTGGCGCATCAGAACAGATGCCGATGCTGTTAATTTTGCCACATTCCAGTCTGAGCAAGGCCAGGGCCCTGACATTGTTGCGATCGCCATGGGCTAGGATGACGCAGGGCTCGGGGATACCGGGTGACAGTGGATAGGGTTTGGTTTCTCCCAATTCGGCAAATACCCGATCGTGGGATGACTTGCGGAGAGACTCCATTTCGGTGTTCAAATGGGCCATGACGGCATTTTTACCGGTCATGTCGGTGAGCGCCTGTTGGGACCAAAAAATAATGTCATCCGCAATGTAAGGTTCAAGTAAAGATGCATCCAGGTTGTTCCAGGCCTTTGCCAGAATGGCTGCGGCTTCCCGCTGTCCCAATTTTTGACAATCCATATATCCTCCATTGCTAAAAGCTTATTTAATTTTATTGGTTGGCCTGTTTAGTCCGCCTCCGGCGGATTGAGCCCGTTAAGTACGAAAAATTATTTTTACGGGTGGTTTAGCACGCATATCGACCGCACCGTTTTGTGAGCGATTACTGACCATTTTGCTTGTGGTGCCGATGATAATACTGGCTGCCGCGGCAATCAGCAGTCCGATGATCACCCCTGAAACCGCAGCCGCCAGGTAGCCCCAGATCATTCCCATGATCGTCAGGTAGGGCAATACCCGGATTGTGTTTTTGAGCTTAGTTAAGGCAGCGCTCGGCACTGAATTGTTGTGGGTTTTCATTTTGTTTCCTTTCAGGGCTGTTAGGCGGTGATTTGATATTCAAACTGCCTTAACGATATCATCTGGTTTTGTCAGATATGGACAAAAGGAGTGGGAATTTTTTCAGGTGGCGGTTTCTCAAGCGAAAATCCGATTCATTTCCGAGGATTGGGTTGTTTTGATTGGATTTGACAACGACTGTCTGATAAGATTAAGTGAAACGATTCTAATTTTGCCGCTGTTATTTAATTGATGCATCCGGGTGAATACGGAGATTCAGCAGGCCACCCATCCGAAAAGTGCTTTTGATGGGGGCACAAGGAGCCGAAAATGCCACTCAATGAAAACGAATACATCAAGCAGACGCTGGAACGATATACAAATTGCCGTATGGAGGACATTTGTGATCATATCCTGATTACGAATTTCAAAAAATATATCATGCACTTCAAACAGAAGACAAAAGGCGTCTATTCCGAGGGCAACTTTGGGATTGTCAACGCCAAAGACATTAACTGCAGCATGATCGATTTCGGCATTGGCTCGCCCCAGGCTGCTCTGGTGGTCAACTGCCTGGCCTACCTGCCCAATCTGAAAACCGTGATCATGGTGGGCATGTGCGGCGGTATTGACGACGTGCTGCAAGAGGGTGATTTTATCGTTCCTTCGGCGGCCATTCGCGGTGAGGGGACCAGCAATCATTATCTGCCCAAGGGGTTTCCGGCCATACCGGCTTCTTCCGTTAATCTTTACTGCATTGGTGCGGTTCGCCAGAGCGGGCGACTGCCGCGCTGCGGCATTATGTACACTACAGATCGACGCCTGTGGGAGTTTGACAAGACCTTTGTCGATTATTTGCGCAATCAGCGAATACTGGCCATAGACATGGAGCTGGCAACCCTGTTTTCAGTGGCCTACCGCTATGAAGTCCCGATCGGATCCATAATGCTGGTTTCGGATATGCCGCTTCAAATAGATGGGGTAAAGGACAAGAAAAAGCAGGAACGGATTTTTTCAAAATACATGACAGCGCATCTGGACCTGGCCCTTGATGCCGTCAAAAGCATGGAATCCAAATGGGATGAGGTCAAAAGGCGGCTGTCCAGTGAATGGTAGCCCCAATAGATGGGCGTTTGATGGTAAAGTCCCGATTAAAATTTTTATTCCTGGAACCTTTTTTTGGCGGATCCCATCGCGAGTTTGCCAAGGGTCTGATTTCCCATTCGCAGCATCAAATTGACCTGGTAACCCTGCCGGCCCGCTTCTGGAAATGGCGTATGCGGGGCGCGGCTTTATATTTCATCAAAAAAGTTCCGTCTCTAGAAAGCTATGATGGCTTGTTGACGACAGGTCTGATGAGCCTATCTGATTTCAAGGCGCTGTCCAAAGATGCCTGCCCACCGACGCTGACCTATTTTCACGAAACCCAACTCACTTATCCGCTGGCCCCGGGTGAGCACATGGATTATCAATTCGGCTTCACCGATATCACCACAGCCTTGGCAGCTGACAGGATATTGTTTAATTCCCAAACCCACCGCGATGCTTTTTTTGCCCGTCTTCCAGGTTTTTTAAAAATGATGCCCGAGTATCGGCCCCTGTGGCTGGTGGACAGGTTACGTGCAAAGGCAGCTATTTTACATCCTGGATGTCGGATTCCAGCAGAAGAGATACGCAATGTTGATGCACCCTGGGAGTTTCCCCCCTTGATTATTTGGAATCATCGCTGGGAATTTGACAAAAGCCCTGAACAATTTTTTCATGTCCTGGATGCGGTACTGTCAAACGGGGTGGAATTTCAGCTCGCGCTTCTGGGTGAAAACTTTCAGGCGGTTCCCAAAGCTTTCGAGCGTGCCCGTGAACGATACGGGCAGCGAATTGTGCAATATGGGTATGTCCAATCGCGGGAAGAATACATTCAATGGCTTCAGCGGGGGGCGATTGTCATTAGCACTGCCCGGCAGGAGAATTTTGGCATAGCGGTGGTTGAAGCCGTGCGCTTTGGTTGTGTTCCGCTTTTGCCGGCCAGACTGGCTTATCCGGAAATTATCCCAACACAATATCATTCTGCGGTTCTATACGAGAACATGCAAGATATGGTACAAAAGTTAACCCACCTGATCACTCATCACAGCGAGTTTCAAGAGCTTCGCCGACAGCTTTCAAATCACATGAGCAAATTTGCCTGGCAAAATATGAGCGCGCGCTATGATGAAGAACTGGAAAGACTTGCCCACTTACCTGGACAGAACCATTCAAAAAAACAACCCTGAAGCCAGCCATCTTTTTGCTTATACGGTGCCTGCTAAGGCTCAACATCGCCTGTAGCTATAAACACCGTTTTGTTTGTTAAGGTATGTGAATAAGCCTGATTGAAGGATCAACCTGGGCACCCAACCGCTAATAGGAAATTGCCATACCGCCATGCTCCCCTCTGGCTTTATGACACGATGCATTTCCGGCAACAGCCGGTTTAAGGGCAGGGCGGGCCAGGGAAGTACGCCAAACAACAGCGCTTTATCGATAGTTGCCGTATCCAATCCTGTTTCAAGCGCATCCCGTTTTACCACCGTGACGTTTTGTAACCCGGCGGCCACTACTTTTTCTGTTACTCGTTTGGTATAATCCGCTAGCGCATCCATTGCCACCAGGTGGCCTTGATTGCCGATCAGCCTTGCTGCGGGGATGGTGAAAAATCCCGTACCGCACCCCACCTCTAAAACGCGCTGGCCCGGCTGTATATCGGCACCTTTGAGTGTTTTGACTGGGTTCATAAGCCACTGCCGAAGCCGGCTTTCCATCATCCACCCCGCTGGTTTGAAAAGCCAGTTCAAAATTCTTAAGTTGCCCAAATCTTCTGTCTTCATGTCGACTGCCCGGATCAGGTGAGACGATGATATTCGGTGTGGCCGTTCTAAAGAGCCCAACGATAATCTGGAGAGAGAATACGGTTATTCGCAGAAATGCGCAAGCGATAGATTTAGAAAGAATCCCAAAACACCTGTAACATCATAGTGTTGATCTCAGCGGTCGCCAAATCAGCCCATCGGGCTGCGCGCTTTTAGGAAGGAAGCGTTTGTGCTTAAACAAATTCGATTTTTTCGCTGGCTGATTTAACAACGAAAATGCGGACATTGTTGCTTTTGACGTCAGCCGGTGTCATGTAAAAACCCTGACGATCCGGTGAATAGCCCAATGTGAAGCCGGTGATGGTTTCGCCATCGGAAAATGTAACCTGTATCTTGCGGCCCGCTCCGGATACTTCATCCGAATATTCTTCATTATAATCCTGGTTGCCGTCATAATCTTTGACCAGGAAAAAGGCCTTTAGTTGCTCCACATCGATGGTTTTTGTCTCGCCGTTGAGCGTTTGTAAATGAAAACTGGACTTGTTGGGGAAGAAATCGTTGGTTTGACCTTTCAGCAATGAGCCGTCTTTAAATCGCGCCACCACCTTATTGGTTTGCATCATATTCTCCTTTGGTTCGATGAATTGCTTCAGCCAAGAAACTGCTTCTAGTGATATATTTAACAATATTAACATATTACCAGGATTATAGCAAGAAGCACAACGTAAAGAAGAATGTTGTCCTGTCAAAAGCAGCGTTGCACTGCCATCGTTTGCCAATTGACCTGATCTTGACTCACTGTTATATTCCTGCCAAAAAACATCATCCATATTATGAAAGGCTCTTTTAATGCAGCCCAAATGTTTTGTCATTCTGTCGGTTTTGTCCTTGGTCATTGCTTGCAGTCAAACGACTAATTTGCAAATGAGTGTCGATGCGTTTAGGAGTACCGATTGGGTGCTGGAGGAAATCGATGGCAATGCGGTGATCGACAGCGTACAATCAACCATACGGTTTCAAGGAAATGATCGGATCGCAGGGTGGGGTGGATGTAATCGCTATTTTGCCAATTTTCGATCGGGTTTTAGATCTTTTACCGTGGGCCCCATCGGATCAACTCGGCGAGTATGCCCACAAGTGGTCATGGAACAGGAAGAACGTTTTTTAAATGCGCTCCAAAAAGCCCGCAGCATCCGTATGGAAAATGATCGTCTGGTGATTGACAGTGAGGTGATTGACAAGCCATTGAAATTCGGCAGACTTGTAAAGCCTAGCAGTTGATAGTCTTCATCCGGTAGATCAATGAACAATCTGAGGCTAAGCGGCAGGTTTCTTTACCCGGCTAAAGCGCTTTTCTGAATACCACCAAGCGGTAGCTTTAGGGCCTGAAGCTATTTCTCTTGCGTCTGTCAGCAATTCCACTGCGCCTGTCTTTTAAAATGAAAGTATGGTTTTGGCGCCGATCTGCCGGGCCCGAGCGCCGATCAACGATTTTGTGATCGTCTCTCTGGTCAATAGTCGGGGTTTTGGGCACTTTTAATTTTTTATTGAATTCTCTTATTCTTCGCATCGGTTTTACTCCGTCATGTACCATAAAAATCTTCTTTCTTTCCAGCTCCTTCTTTCAACGCCACCTTCTAAAAAATAACGGTTAGCCGGTGCTTGGCGTCGATCGATCCCGGACCGGCGATCTACCACCGGCACTTTTGGATGTTTTTGATGACGGATTTGGGGTTTATTGGGGTGCAGGCGGGTGACTGTTTTTTGGCGTTTTGGGATCATATGGGATCGGGTGTCTCCACACAGGTGTTTCTGGTTTAAAGAACTCAGACGGCTCGATTCACGGATGGTCACTGCCCAATCGTATCGACGCGTCGTCATAGGGACAGTGATTGTATACCGCTTGATATTTTCTTTGTCAAGAATTTTTAATAATATCAATAATATATGAAAAAATTTTCATACCGCTATGGAAAGCAATGCCAACCAGGGTGTGAAAAAAAATACCACCCATTGCGGCAGTGCGTCGCTAACATCATAATTTAAAACCATTTTTATAACCCAAACCGACACCTGCCTGACAGTAAAATGATTGTCCCTGGGTTTCAATTAGGATCAAACCCATGACGGGTTACATCGTCTTCTGTTTCATTTGACATCAAATTTTTCGTACCTACCATATCATTCTCATAAACAGTAAAATGAGCAGCAACATAAATTGACTGGTCACAAGAGGTTCTCCATGAAAAACTTAATCGCTGTAGCAAGAGCATCCCTTCTGACTATGGTTCTATTGATGCTTGCGGTATTGCCATCCATGGCAGATATGGAACACATACACGGCACAGCTGTCGGTTCAGACGGCAATGTCGTTTTCTTTGAAGAGCATATCGTCAAATACAACAGCAATCGCATCGCGACCATGAATACGACCTATTATGACGCTGATCTTAACAAAATCGGCGAGTTAGTTTCAGATTTCTCAGAGGGGGCGCAGTTCGGGAGTTATGATTTTATAGATGAGCGTCTCCAATATAATGATGGCGCCCTGGTCATGGCGGACCGAATATCGATCTATAGCAAAAAGACACCGGAATCTGATCGAAAAGAAAAAATTATCCAGCGCCAATCCGATCAGATCGTCGGTCAGGGATTTTATCCTTTTATCGTCAATAATCTGGATAAATTGGCCAAAGGGGAGGTTATCCCGGCAAAATTGGTGCTGCCGGCTCAGATGGACCAGTATGATGTCCGCATTTATCAAAAAAGCGTCGAAAACGATCGTATTCAGATTCGGATTGAAATGGATAACTGGTTTCTCAGGCTTTTTGCGCCCCATGTTGAAGTCGATTATGACATTAACACGCGTCAACTGCTATCCTATAAAGGCGTATCGGTGGTGGCCGATGCATTGGGCAAAACCATACCGGTAACCATATCCTACGAGTATACTCAGCAAAGTTTGCTGGCAATCTCGCAGTCTAATCCCAAATCCAACCACTCAAAGTCGAACTAATTCATCCGCATCCATTTCTGAATGGCGCATATCCTATACA
This DNA window, taken from Desulfobacterales bacterium, encodes the following:
- a CDS encoding fibronectin type III domain-containing protein, with protein sequence MNRKISYPHRVRMAALILAIMAAATPLLAQPVIENAIYYTDFWYDNPLGWPTGHHFVACAKVKGANPITVEAEDQRGGIVSLPHDHGNWYCRFVEGELIGGVLRITATDVNGASAKKQSTHLDQPRIIRATRNIDFSNETVSPAIFWDPNMDAEGYYVRIYQTSTQKEIFRSPPLSSTTYQLPGPILNAGTSYVFRILAHDYDACDQHVSGLCVENRSSTFSRVFVPRTD
- a CDS encoding nuclear transport factor 2 family protein, whose translation is MDCQKLGQREAAAILAKAWNNLDASLLEPYIADDIIFWSQQALTDMTGKNAVMAHLNTEMESLRKSSHDRVFAELGETKPYPLSPGIPEPCVILAHGDRNNVRALALLRLECGKINSIGICSDAPHPSTARRTGEYPH
- a CDS encoding DUF3524 domain-containing protein gives rise to the protein MVAPIDGRLMVKSRLKFLFLEPFFGGSHREFAKGLISHSQHQIDLVTLPARFWKWRMRGAALYFIKKVPSLESYDGLLTTGLMSLSDFKALSKDACPPTLTYFHETQLTYPLAPGEHMDYQFGFTDITTALAADRILFNSQTHRDAFFARLPGFLKMMPEYRPLWLVDRLRAKAAILHPGCRIPAEEIRNVDAPWEFPPLIIWNHRWEFDKSPEQFFHVLDAVLSNGVEFQLALLGENFQAVPKAFERARERYGQRIVQYGYVQSREEYIQWLQRGAIVISTARQENFGIAVVEAVRFGCVPLLPARLAYPEIIPTQYHSAVLYENMQDMVQKLTHLITHHSEFQELRRQLSNHMSKFAWQNMSARYDEELERLAHLPGQNHSKKQP
- a CDS encoding class I SAM-dependent methyltransferase, whose protein sequence is MKTEDLGNLRILNWLFKPAGWMMESRLRQWLMNPVKTLKGADIQPGQRVLEVGCGTGFFTIPAARLIGNQGHLVAMDALADYTKRVTEKVVAAGLQNVTVVKRDALETGLDTATIDKALLFGVLPWPALPLNRLLPEMHRVIKPEGSMAVWQFPISGWVPRLILQSGLFTYLNKQNGVYSYRRC
- a CDS encoding META domain-containing protein, with translation MQPKCFVILSVLSLVIACSQTTNLQMSVDAFRSTDWVLEEIDGNAVIDSVQSTIRFQGNDRIAGWGGCNRYFANFRSGFRSFTVGPIGSTRRVCPQVVMEQEERFLNALQKARSIRMENDRLVIDSEVIDKPLKFGRLVKPSS